A region of Leclercia adecarboxylata DNA encodes the following proteins:
- a CDS encoding PH domain-containing protein: MSYIDSNLVGNEEVVYRGHVTLWAWLPWVVWGLILGFTTLIGFILIPLGYFVLRSNEAAITNKRLIAKSGLIKRDTVEIPIRKISSLQVKQGISGRLLGYGSLIISDTGAVHAPIRFIKDPMKFRQRFFELQEEIENK; encoded by the coding sequence ATGTCTTATATCGATTCAAACTTAGTTGGCAATGAAGAAGTGGTTTATCGTGGGCATGTTACTTTGTGGGCTTGGTTGCCATGGGTAGTGTGGGGCTTAATTTTAGGTTTCACTACTCTTATAGGGTTCATCCTGATCCCTTTAGGTTATTTTGTTTTGCGTTCAAATGAGGCTGCGATAACTAACAAGCGGTTGATCGCTAAGTCCGGCTTAATCAAGAGAGATACTGTAGAAATTCCTATCAGGAAAATTTCGAGCCTGCAGGTTAAGCAGGGGATATCAGGGCGTTTGCTGGGTTATGGATCTCTTATTATCAGTGATACTGGAGCTGTTCACGCTCCAATCCGCTTTATCAAAGATCCAATGAAGTTCAGGCAGCGTTTCTTTGAGCTTCAGGAAGAGATAGAAAATAAATAA
- a CDS encoding phage tail tape measure protein, with product MATFELKALITGVDKLSPALSSMQKKIKGFQKGIKSSGLADFSVGDLIGGGALAAPFIAGAKAAIDFESQMADVRKVVDFDTPKQFAEMGEDILKMSDRLPMAASDIAKLVAAGGQAGIARQDLRQFAEDALKMGVAFDQSADQSGDMMAKWRTSFKMTQGEVVALADKINYLSNNGAANAQQISDIVTRIGPLGSIAGVTSGQIAALGATMAGVGVEQEVAATGIKNFMIALTAGKSATKQQQAGLKELGLSSTKLAASMQKDAQGTMLTVLQQISRLDKTRQVAAFNVLFGKESMGAIAPLLANLDLLKKNFNMVGDASQYTGSMQKEYEARAATTANQLQLLSNQATHAGVALGNALLPQINASARGMMPLINKVTDYISRNPGMVRALLGAAVGFATLRLAAMGASAALKVMSFVATASPVGLIVRGIALAAGLIIANWDAIGPYFKKLWDTIGPYFNAGWELFKKVFSWTPLGMVINNWGPVVKWFQDMWDKLKPIIEWFSDGASDTVAAANAAQWGAGGYGAYGAGVASSGYNPYQIKQASAQPQGKVTVQFENAPPGMKVTETRASGIDVNHDVGYTRIGRTGMGG from the coding sequence ATGGCTACATTTGAACTGAAAGCCCTGATCACCGGGGTCGATAAGCTGTCTCCTGCGTTGTCCTCAATGCAGAAGAAGATTAAAGGTTTTCAGAAGGGCATTAAATCCAGTGGGCTGGCGGATTTCTCTGTTGGCGATCTGATTGGTGGCGGGGCGCTCGCCGCTCCATTTATTGCCGGAGCTAAAGCCGCGATAGATTTTGAGTCGCAGATGGCAGATGTGCGGAAAGTGGTGGATTTTGACACCCCTAAGCAATTTGCCGAAATGGGAGAGGACATCTTAAAAATGTCCGATCGCCTGCCAATGGCGGCCAGTGATATTGCAAAACTGGTTGCTGCTGGCGGTCAGGCGGGCATTGCCCGGCAGGATCTCAGGCAATTTGCTGAAGACGCCCTGAAAATGGGCGTTGCGTTTGACCAGTCAGCCGACCAGTCAGGCGACATGATGGCGAAGTGGCGAACCTCGTTCAAAATGACCCAGGGCGAAGTTGTGGCGCTGGCGGATAAAATTAACTATCTGTCCAACAATGGCGCTGCGAACGCACAGCAGATTTCCGACATCGTTACCCGAATCGGCCCGCTGGGATCTATCGCCGGGGTTACATCGGGTCAAATCGCTGCTCTTGGCGCGACAATGGCTGGAGTGGGTGTTGAACAGGAGGTAGCGGCAACAGGTATCAAGAATTTCATGATCGCCCTTACTGCCGGCAAAAGTGCCACGAAACAGCAGCAGGCTGGCCTGAAAGAGCTTGGCCTGTCATCAACAAAGCTGGCTGCGTCTATGCAGAAAGATGCGCAGGGAACGATGCTTACTGTGCTGCAGCAAATTTCCAGACTTGATAAAACCCGGCAGGTAGCCGCTTTTAACGTCTTATTTGGTAAGGAATCAATGGGGGCAATAGCTCCCCTGCTGGCAAACCTGGACCTGTTGAAGAAAAACTTCAATATGGTTGGCGACGCATCGCAGTACACCGGTTCAATGCAAAAGGAATATGAAGCGCGCGCGGCAACCACAGCTAACCAACTGCAATTACTCAGCAATCAGGCTACTCATGCCGGCGTTGCCCTGGGGAATGCGCTGCTGCCGCAAATCAACGCCAGTGCCAGGGGGATGATGCCGCTCATAAATAAGGTGACAGATTATATTTCCCGGAATCCTGGCATGGTCAGAGCGTTGCTGGGCGCCGCTGTTGGTTTTGCAACTCTTCGGCTGGCGGCAATGGGGGCCAGCGCAGCTTTAAAAGTGATGTCGTTCGTCGCCACTGCTTCTCCGGTTGGGCTTATTGTTCGTGGCATTGCTCTTGCTGCAGGGCTGATTATTGCGAACTGGGATGCAATTGGCCCCTATTTTAAAAAATTATGGGACACAATCGGACCTTACTTCAATGCGGGATGGGAGCTATTTAAAAAGGTTTTCAGCTGGACTCCCCTTGGTATGGTCATCAATAACTGGGGACCCGTTGTTAAATGGTTCCAGGATATGTGGGACAAATTAAAGCCCATCATCGAGTGGTTTAGTGATGGGGCCAGTGATACCGTCGCTGCGGCTAATGCTGCGCAGTGGGGGGCGGGTGGTTACGGTGCTTATGGCGCGGGGGTGGCAAGCTCAGGCTACAACCCCTATCAGATTAAGCAGGCATCTGCTCAACCTCAAGGAAAGGTGACTGTCCAGTTTGAAAATGCTCCGCCAGGAATGAAGGTGACTGAGACCCGAGCGTCTGGGATAGATGTAAACCATGATGTGGGTTATACCAGAATAGGTAGGACAGGAATGGGTGGCTAG
- a CDS encoding phage tail assembly protein — MKEIQLTTAVRAHGEDLFVLELREPTGKDVRELGFPYVTTGDAGIKLDAGVIAKYVSRLAGIPLSSVDAMSPADLNSISWEVAGFFLGTSAQENS, encoded by the coding sequence ATGAAAGAGATCCAGCTTACAACCGCAGTGCGGGCCCACGGCGAGGATTTGTTTGTGCTCGAGCTTCGCGAGCCTACCGGGAAAGACGTTCGGGAACTGGGCTTTCCATACGTCACCACCGGCGACGCGGGCATCAAACTCGATGCCGGCGTCATTGCTAAATATGTCTCCCGGCTGGCGGGTATCCCGTTGAGTTCTGTTGACGCTATGTCTCCTGCAGATCTGAACAGCATCAGCTGGGAAGTGGCTGGTTTTTTCCTCGGGACATCAGCGCAGGAGAACTCCTGA
- a CDS encoding phage tail tube protein, with the protein MPRIAGTCFIKVDGLQLSPTGGIEVPMNLKVRDDIVDLSGGVDFKETHRAPYTKFTGKVPKDFPVDKITESTEMTITSELANGQVYVLSQAWLHGEANHNPEEGTVDLEFHGTEGGYQ; encoded by the coding sequence ATGCCGCGCATTGCTGGTACCTGTTTTATCAAAGTCGACGGTCTTCAGCTGTCGCCAACCGGGGGCATTGAAGTCCCCATGAACCTTAAGGTGCGTGATGACATTGTCGATCTCAGCGGTGGGGTGGACTTTAAAGAAACCCACCGTGCGCCTTACACCAAATTTACCGGGAAAGTCCCCAAAGATTTCCCGGTGGACAAAATCACGGAATCTACCGAAATGACGATCACATCGGAACTGGCCAATGGTCAGGTCTACGTGTTGTCGCAAGCCTGGCTTCATGGCGAAGCCAACCACAACCCGGAAGAAGGCACGGTTGATCTCGAATTCCACGGAACAGAGGGAGGTTATCAGTAA
- a CDS encoding phage tail sheath subtilisin-like domain-containing protein: MTVSMNTIPSDLRVPLFYAEMDNSAANTAQTSAPSLLIGHANAGASIATNQLVFMPSADYAVRVAGAGSQLARMVEAYRKTDPFGELWVIAVPEPGGTAATVTLTVTGSALAAGVVSIYIGNRRIQASVSASDAVAAIAASIVSAINADGRTPYTAAASAGVITLTARHKGTWANDIPVTLNYYGFSGGESLPSGVNIAIATGVSGTGAPVLTGTIAAMGDEPFDYIGHPFNDTASVNTISQEMNDTSGRWSWLRQIYGHVYTAKIAVVSDLITVGDMFNDPHLTIAGYEKTVQSCADELAASRTARAAVFLRIDPARPTQTGELVGMLPPPTGKRFIKTEQQSLLTHGIATAYTEGGLLRIQRDITTYKKNAYGVADNSYLDSETLHTSAYVLRRLKTVITSKYGRHKLANDGTRFGPGQAIVTPAVIKGELLSTYRQMEREGIVENYDLFKAHLIVERDANDPTRINVLYPPDYVNQLRVFALLNQFRLQYAEESA; encoded by the coding sequence ATGACTGTATCGATGAACACCATCCCGTCTGATCTCCGCGTTCCGCTGTTTTATGCAGAGATGGACAACAGCGCAGCGAACACTGCCCAGACCAGCGCTCCTTCGCTGCTGATCGGCCACGCTAACGCTGGCGCCAGCATTGCAACCAACCAGCTGGTATTCATGCCGTCAGCCGATTACGCGGTTCGTGTGGCTGGTGCCGGTAGCCAGCTGGCGCGCATGGTTGAGGCGTACCGCAAAACCGACCCCTTCGGTGAACTCTGGGTTATTGCGGTACCGGAGCCTGGCGGAACGGCAGCAACGGTCACCCTGACGGTAACAGGATCTGCACTGGCTGCAGGCGTGGTTTCGATTTATATCGGTAACCGCCGGATTCAGGCATCAGTGAGCGCGAGCGACGCGGTGGCGGCAATTGCCGCTTCTATTGTCAGCGCCATTAACGCTGACGGGCGAACGCCATATACCGCTGCGGCTTCTGCGGGTGTTATTACCCTGACAGCGCGCCATAAAGGTACCTGGGCAAATGACATCCCGGTGACGCTGAACTACTACGGTTTTAGCGGTGGCGAATCCCTGCCATCTGGCGTGAATATCGCGATCGCCACCGGCGTTTCTGGTACCGGTGCGCCAGTGCTGACCGGAACGATCGCCGCGATGGGGGATGAGCCATTCGATTATATCGGCCATCCGTTTAACGATACGGCGTCCGTTAACACCATCAGCCAGGAAATGAACGATACAAGCGGCCGCTGGAGCTGGTTACGCCAGATTTACGGCCACGTCTACACCGCAAAAATTGCCGTCGTGAGCGATCTGATTACCGTGGGGGACATGTTCAATGACCCACACCTGACGATCGCCGGGTACGAAAAAACGGTGCAGTCCTGCGCTGATGAGCTGGCGGCCAGCCGCACCGCCCGCGCCGCAGTATTCCTGCGTATCGACCCGGCCCGCCCGACGCAGACCGGCGAACTGGTGGGCATGCTGCCACCGCCAACCGGCAAGCGCTTCATCAAGACCGAGCAGCAATCCCTGTTAACGCACGGGATCGCGACGGCCTACACCGAAGGCGGGTTGCTGCGCATCCAGCGTGATATCACCACCTATAAGAAAAACGCTTACGGCGTTGCCGATAACAGCTATCTGGACAGTGAAACGCTTCATACCAGCGCATACGTCCTGCGTCGCCTGAAGACGGTGATCACCAGTAAGTACGGGCGCCATAAGCTGGCGAACGACGGTACCCGCTTTGGCCCCGGCCAGGCAATCGTCACCCCGGCGGTGATCAAAGGGGAGTTGCTGTCGACGTACCGGCAGATGGAACGCGAGGGGATCGTCGAAAACTATGACCTGTTCAAAGCGCACCTGATCGTTGAGCGCGATGCAAATGATCCGACCCGCATCAACGTGCTGTACCCACCTGACTACGTTAACCAGCTGCGTGTCTTCGCGCTGCTTAACCAGTTCCGTCTTCAGTATGCAGAGGAGAGCGCATAA
- a CDS encoding DUF2635 domain-containing protein: MFVKPKNGRSVHDPARGDLLPEEGRNVEDSQYWYRREIDGDIEIVQPVKGGEPENKASTK, translated from the coding sequence ATGTTTGTAAAACCGAAAAACGGGCGGTCTGTCCATGACCCGGCCCGGGGCGACCTTTTGCCTGAGGAAGGGCGAAACGTTGAAGACAGCCAGTACTGGTACCGTCGGGAAATCGACGGGGATATTGAAATTGTTCAGCCGGTGAAAGGCGGCGAACCGGAAAATAAGGCGAGCACTAAATGA
- a CDS encoding phage tail terminator protein — protein MKLTPVIATLRAHCPLFQNRVAGAAQFKDLPEVGKMLLPAAYVVPGDDSPGEQKSQTDYWQTLREGFSVIVFVSNSRDERGQFASFDVVHEVRQALFKALLGWNPEEHGNPITYDGGTLLDVNRHELSYQFDFVVETELTEDDTRQQDDLNALDEFKTLSIDVDFIDPGQGPDGEIEHHIEINLPT, from the coding sequence ATGAAACTGACGCCCGTTATTGCCACTCTGCGTGCCCACTGCCCTTTATTTCAGAACCGGGTGGCCGGTGCCGCGCAATTTAAGGATCTGCCGGAGGTCGGCAAGATGCTGCTGCCGGCGGCGTATGTTGTGCCGGGCGATGATTCGCCGGGCGAACAGAAAAGCCAGACCGATTACTGGCAGACGCTGCGTGAGGGCTTCTCTGTAATCGTGTTTGTCAGCAACAGCCGGGACGAACGCGGCCAGTTTGCTTCTTTCGACGTGGTTCACGAGGTTCGCCAGGCACTATTCAAAGCGCTACTTGGCTGGAACCCGGAAGAACACGGCAACCCGATCACCTACGACGGCGGCACGCTGCTGGATGTGAACCGCCACGAGCTGAGCTATCAGTTCGACTTCGTGGTTGAGACTGAACTGACAGAAGACGACACCCGACAGCAGGACGATCTGAACGCGCTGGATGAGTTCAAAACCCTGTCAATTGATGTTGATTTTATCGATCCGGGCCAGGGGCCGGACGGTGAGATCGAACACCACATTGAAATCAACCTTCCCACCTGA
- a CDS encoding phage head closure protein, whose protein sequence is MKLRQAQTSATYLLPDPGELDKRVLLRKRVDVPAADLGTRPDYPVSFPVWAKVVQTSATTYQETAQTDNAITHYITVRWRRGITSDFEVVQGEQVYRVRRARDLNSKRRYLLLECTELGTEPATTGGNINGNSLFSR, encoded by the coding sequence ATGAAACTTCGCCAGGCGCAAACCAGCGCGACCTACCTGCTGCCCGATCCGGGTGAGCTGGATAAACGGGTGCTGCTCCGGAAACGGGTCGATGTGCCAGCGGCTGATCTCGGTACCCGGCCTGATTACCCCGTGTCTTTTCCGGTCTGGGCAAAGGTTGTCCAGACCAGTGCAACCACTTACCAGGAAACGGCCCAGACCGATAATGCGATCACGCACTACATCACCGTTCGCTGGCGCCGCGGGATCACCAGTGATTTCGAAGTGGTGCAGGGTGAGCAGGTGTACCGCGTCAGACGGGCCCGCGATCTGAACAGTAAGCGGCGTTATCTGCTGCTCGAGTGTACCGAACTGGGCACCGAGCCAGCGACAACCGGAGGGAACATTAATGGCAACTCCCTTTTTTCACGTTGA
- a CDS encoding head-tail connector protein yields the protein MLLKLSEIKLQLRLEDDYTEEDELLTVIGSAVQARTVSFLNRTLYAADAGVPDTDPDGLVMTDDIRLGMLLLATHFYENRSSVSEVEKTEMPQSFTWLVGPYRFIPL from the coding sequence ATGCTGCTCAAACTGAGTGAAATTAAGCTCCAGCTGCGGCTGGAGGACGATTACACCGAAGAGGATGAGTTGCTGACGGTGATAGGCAGTGCGGTTCAGGCCAGAACGGTGAGCTTTCTAAATCGGACTCTGTATGCAGCAGATGCTGGCGTCCCGGATACCGATCCTGATGGGCTGGTTATGACGGACGATATCCGGCTGGGGATGCTGCTGCTGGCCACCCACTTTTACGAAAACCGCTCATCTGTTTCAGAAGTCGAAAAAACAGAGATGCCGCAGTCATTCACCTGGCTTGTCGGCCCCTATCGGTTCATACCGCTATGA
- a CDS encoding phage major capsid protein → MKLHELKQKRNTIAREMRALHEGIPENTTWTEEQRTQWNKAKHELDALDEQIGREEELRRHDQSYVDEQEPEQRQRQINPEKQADERRAAAFDRLLRHGFGELTAEERQAVKELRAQGTSPDDKGGYTVPTQMRNTIIDAMKAYGGIASVAQILNTSNGQDITWSTSDGTSEEGELLAENSAASEGDVTFGTAILGAKKLSSKIIRVSNELLQDSGVDIEAYLAGRIAQRIGRGEAKYLVQGTGAGTPLQPKGLAASVTGTVSAAAAATFTWQEMNSLKHAIDPAYRGGPKFRWAFNDGTLQVIEEMVDDQKRPLWLPDVVGGSPATVLGIPYVIDQAIDAAAASKKFIFLGDFNRFIVRRVSYMTLKRLVERYAEYDQTAFLAFHRFDCVLEDTAAIKALQGKPATP, encoded by the coding sequence ATGAAATTGCATGAACTGAAGCAGAAACGTAACACCATCGCCCGTGAAATGCGTGCGCTGCATGAGGGGATCCCTGAAAACACTACCTGGACTGAGGAGCAGCGCACTCAGTGGAATAAAGCAAAACACGAGCTGGATGCGCTCGACGAACAAATCGGCCGCGAAGAAGAGCTGCGCCGTCACGATCAGAGCTACGTTGACGAGCAGGAGCCGGAGCAGCGTCAGCGCCAGATTAACCCGGAGAAGCAGGCAGATGAGCGCCGCGCCGCAGCATTTGATCGCCTTCTCCGCCACGGCTTCGGTGAACTCACTGCCGAAGAGCGTCAGGCCGTTAAAGAACTGCGCGCGCAGGGTACGTCTCCTGATGATAAAGGGGGCTATACCGTACCCACCCAGATGCGCAATACCATCATCGATGCGATGAAGGCCTATGGCGGGATCGCGAGCGTTGCTCAGATTCTCAATACCTCGAACGGTCAGGATATTACCTGGTCCACTTCCGACGGTACCTCAGAAGAAGGCGAACTGCTCGCAGAAAACTCTGCGGCCAGTGAAGGTGATGTGACGTTCGGCACGGCGATCCTGGGCGCCAAAAAGCTGTCATCCAAAATCATCCGCGTCTCCAACGAACTGCTGCAGGACAGCGGCGTAGATATCGAGGCCTACCTGGCGGGGCGTATTGCACAGCGCATTGGCCGCGGCGAAGCTAAATACCTGGTCCAGGGTACGGGGGCAGGTACACCGCTGCAGCCAAAGGGTCTGGCGGCTTCAGTAACCGGGACCGTCTCTGCGGCAGCGGCGGCAACGTTTACCTGGCAGGAAATGAACAGCCTGAAGCATGCAATTGATCCGGCATATCGCGGCGGACCTAAATTCCGTTGGGCATTTAATGACGGTACGCTTCAGGTAATTGAAGAGATGGTTGATGATCAGAAACGCCCGCTGTGGCTGCCGGATGTTGTGGGCGGTTCCCCGGCGACCGTTCTGGGTATTCCGTATGTGATCGATCAGGCAATTGATGCGGCGGCAGCGAGTAAGAAATTCATTTTCCTGGGGGATTTTAACCGCTTCATCGTTCGTCGCGTTTCCTATATGACCCTGAAACGCCTGGTTGAGCGTTACGCCGAATACGATCAGACGGCGTTCCTGGCTTTCCACCGCTTCGACTGCGTACTGGAGGATACTGCCGCCATCAAGGCACTGCAGGGCAAGCCGGCTACACCGTAA
- a CDS encoding HK97 family phage prohead protease, which translates to MSDRETRCYSGEVRAEQLGEQPTRIIGYGSVFNSRSEPLWGFREIIKPGAFDDVLGDDIRGLFNHDPNFILGRSASGTLSVSVDDKGLRYDIAAPDTQTIRDLVLAPMMRGDITQSSFAFRIAHDGEHWYQDDEGIVIREINRFSRLFDVSPVTYPAYQDADSGVRSMKAWQEARDSGALAQAINQRTARERMLTLLNA; encoded by the coding sequence ATGAGTGATCGCGAGACTCGCTGTTACAGCGGTGAGGTCCGTGCCGAACAGCTGGGGGAACAGCCCACGCGCATTATCGGTTACGGATCGGTGTTTAACAGCCGCTCCGAACCCCTATGGGGATTCCGCGAGATTATTAAGCCCGGCGCTTTCGATGACGTGCTGGGCGACGATATCCGTGGGCTGTTTAACCACGACCCGAACTTTATCCTTGGCCGCAGCGCTTCCGGTACGTTGAGCGTCAGCGTCGATGATAAAGGGCTTCGCTACGACATCGCGGCCCCTGACACCCAGACCATTCGTGATCTGGTGCTGGCACCGATGATGCGCGGCGATATTACTCAGTCGTCTTTCGCATTCCGGATCGCCCACGACGGCGAGCACTGGTACCAGGACGATGAGGGTATCGTCATTCGCGAGATTAACCGCTTTTCCCGGCTCTTTGATGTAAGCCCGGTGACCTACCCGGCCTATCAGGATGCCGATTCCGGAGTTCGCTCCATGAAAGCCTGGCAGGAGGCGCGCGACAGCGGCGCGCTGGCGCAAGCCATTAATCAACGAACGGCGCGCGAGCGCATGCTGACTCTTCTTAACGCGTAA
- a CDS encoding phage portal protein: protein MLLDSLFRSESLENPGTPITGDAVDMEGLFRADVYVSPETAMKLAAVYACIYVLSSNLAQMPLHVMRKHNGRVEPARDHPAFYLVHDEPNTWQTSYKWRELKQRHILGWGNGYTWVKRSRRGEVTSLDCCMPWEATLINTGGRYTYGLYNEEGAFAISPDDMIHIRALGNNQKMGLSPVMQHAETIGMGMSGQKYTESFFSGNARPAGIVSVKSGLTKESWGWLKEQWQKAAQALRSQENKTMLLPADLDYKALTVSPIDAQIIDMSKLNRSMIAGIFNVPAHMINDLEKATFSNITQQAIQFVRYSMMPWVTNWEQELNRRLFTRAELAAGYYVRFNLTGLLRGTPQERAQFYHFAITDGWMSRNEARAFEDMNPVDGLDEMLVSVNAANSVDDFKTTKTEKEKTDE from the coding sequence GTGCTGCTTGATTCTCTGTTCAGAAGTGAATCGCTCGAAAATCCCGGCACGCCAATAACTGGTGATGCAGTTGATATGGAGGGGCTATTCAGGGCGGATGTGTACGTAAGCCCTGAAACGGCGATGAAGCTGGCGGCTGTATATGCCTGCATTTACGTCCTGTCATCAAACCTCGCGCAGATGCCGCTGCATGTCATGCGAAAGCACAACGGCAGGGTCGAGCCAGCGCGGGATCATCCGGCGTTTTATCTGGTCCATGATGAACCGAACACCTGGCAGACCAGCTATAAGTGGCGCGAACTGAAGCAACGCCACATCCTCGGCTGGGGGAATGGATACACCTGGGTTAAGCGCAGCCGTCGCGGTGAAGTGACCTCCCTGGACTGCTGCATGCCGTGGGAAGCGACCCTGATTAATACCGGCGGGCGCTATACCTACGGGCTCTACAACGAAGAGGGGGCATTCGCCATCAGCCCCGACGACATGATCCACATACGGGCGCTGGGGAATAACCAGAAAATGGGCCTCAGCCCGGTGATGCAGCACGCCGAAACGATCGGCATGGGTATGAGCGGGCAGAAGTACACAGAAAGCTTCTTCAGCGGCAATGCCCGCCCGGCGGGGATCGTGTCCGTTAAGAGCGGACTCACTAAGGAAAGCTGGGGCTGGCTTAAAGAACAGTGGCAGAAAGCGGCGCAGGCGTTACGCAGCCAGGAAAACAAAACCATGCTGCTGCCTGCCGATCTGGATTACAAGGCGCTGACCGTGTCGCCGATTGATGCCCAGATCATCGACATGTCAAAGCTCAACCGTTCGATGATTGCCGGCATCTTTAATGTGCCGGCGCACATGATTAACGACCTGGAAAAAGCCACCTTCAGCAACATTACGCAGCAGGCCATTCAGTTTGTCCGCTACTCGATGATGCCCTGGGTGACGAACTGGGAGCAGGAGCTTAACCGCCGCCTGTTTACCCGTGCCGAACTGGCCGCCGGGTATTACGTCAGGTTTAACCTCACTGGCCTGCTACGCGGCACCCCGCAGGAACGCGCACAGTTCTACCACTTTGCGATCACCGATGGCTGGATGAGCCGCAACGAAGCCCGCGCTTTCGAGGATATGAACCCGGTCGACGGCCTGGATGAAATGCTTGTCAGCGTCAACGCCGCCAACTCGGTGGACGATTTCAAAACCACCAAAACCGAAAAGGAAAAAACCGATGAGTGA
- a CDS encoding terminase large subunit → MSRKSYPNVNAANQYARNVVRGKIPACQYVIQACQRHIDDMAAEKSKKFRYRFDKDIAEKAAKFIQLLPHTKGEWAFKRMPITLEPWQLFIICCAFGWVQKGTRLRRFREVYTEIPRKNGKSAISAGVALYCFTCDNEFGAEVYSGATTEKQAWEVFRPARLMCKRTPLLVEAFGIEVNASNLNRPEDGARFEPLIGNPGDGASPHCAIVDEYHEHPTDALYTTMLTGMGARRQPLMWAITTAGYNIEGPCYDKRREVIEMLNGSVPNEELFGVVYTVDDGDDWTDPKVLEKANPNMGVSVYRDFLLSQQQRAINNARQAGVFKTKHLNIWVAARAAFFNLVSWQNCEDKTLTLEQFEGQPCILAFDLARKLDMNSMPRLFTREIDGKTHYYCVAPRFWVPYDTVYSVEKNEDRRTAERFQKWVEMGLLTVTDGAEVDYRYILEEAKAANKLNPVSESPIDPFGATGLSHDLADEGLNPVTIIQNYTNMSDPMKELEAAIESGRFHHDGNPIMSWCISNVVGKYLPGNDDVVKPIKEQNENKIDGAVALIMAIGRAMLKEPGDFLSSLDSDEEFLIL, encoded by the coding sequence ATGAGCCGGAAGTCGTATCCCAACGTTAACGCCGCGAATCAGTACGCCCGCAACGTTGTGCGGGGGAAGATCCCGGCGTGCCAGTATGTCATTCAGGCCTGCCAGCGCCATATCGACGACATGGCGGCCGAAAAGAGTAAGAAATTCCGGTACCGCTTTGACAAAGACATTGCGGAGAAGGCCGCGAAGTTTATTCAACTGCTGCCGCACACCAAAGGGGAGTGGGCATTCAAGCGGATGCCGATCACCCTGGAACCCTGGCAGCTCTTTATCATCTGCTGTGCCTTTGGCTGGGTGCAGAAGGGGACAAGGCTTCGCCGTTTCCGGGAGGTTTATACCGAGATCCCCCGCAAGAATGGCAAGTCAGCGATCTCTGCCGGCGTGGCGCTGTACTGCTTCACCTGTGACAATGAGTTCGGTGCCGAGGTCTATTCTGGCGCCACGACAGAAAAACAGGCGTGGGAAGTGTTCCGGCCTGCGCGCCTGATGTGCAAACGCACCCCACTGCTGGTGGAGGCATTCGGCATCGAGGTCAACGCTTCAAACCTGAACCGACCGGAAGACGGCGCCCGCTTCGAGCCGCTGATCGGCAACCCTGGCGACGGGGCCTCGCCACACTGCGCGATAGTCGACGAATATCATGAGCACCCGACCGATGCGCTGTACACCACAATGCTGACGGGCATGGGTGCCCGCCGGCAGCCGCTGATGTGGGCGATCACCACCGCGGGTTATAACATCGAGGGGCCCTGCTACGACAAGCGGCGAGAAGTGATTGAGATGCTGAACGGCTCGGTGCCCAACGAGGAGCTGTTCGGCGTGGTTTACACAGTCGATGACGGTGATGACTGGACCGACCCGAAGGTGCTTGAGAAGGCAAACCCGAATATGGGAGTGTCGGTCTACCGTGACTTTCTGCTGAGTCAACAACAGCGCGCTATCAATAATGCCCGCCAGGCAGGCGTGTTCAAAACGAAGCACCTCAATATCTGGGTCGCTGCCCGGGCCGCGTTCTTCAACCTGGTGTCCTGGCAGAACTGCGAAGACAAGACGCTGACGCTGGAACAGTTCGAGGGCCAGCCCTGCATACTGGCGTTTGACCTGGCGCGCAAACTGGACATGAACAGCATGCCGCGACTGTTTACTCGGGAGATTGACGGGAAAACGCATTATTACTGCGTGGCGCCGCGGTTCTGGGTGCCGTATGACACGGTTTACAGCGTCGAAAAAAACGAGGATCGCCGGACTGCTGAACGTTTTCAGAAATGGGTAGAGATGGGGTTACTTACGGTAACTGACGGGGCGGAGGTGGATTACCGCTACATCCTTGAAGAGGCGAAGGCGGCGAATAAGCTGAACCCGGTAAGTGAGTCACCGATTGACCCGTTTGGCGCTACCGGCCTTTCACACGATCTGGCCGATGAAGGGCTAAACCCAGTCACCATCATCCAGAACTACACCAATATGTCTGACCCGATGAAGGAGCTGGAAGCCGCCATTGAGTCGGGTCGCTTTCATCATGACGGCAACCCGATCATGAGCTGGTGTATCAGTAACGTCGTCGGCAAGTATCTGCCTGGTAACGACGATGTGGTTAAACCCATCAAAGAGCAGAACGAAAACAAAATCGACGGCGCGGTTGCGCTGATCATGGCGATCGGGCGGGCAATGCTCAAAGAGCCTGGTGATTTCCTTTCATCTCTCGATTCAGACGAAGAGTTCTTAATTCTATGA